From Cervus elaphus chromosome 33, mCerEla1.1, whole genome shotgun sequence, the proteins below share one genomic window:
- the TMEM185B gene encoding transmembrane protein 185B, translating to MNPRGLFQDFNPSKFLIYACLLLFSVLLPLRLDGVIQWSYWAVFAPIWLWKLLVLAGASVGAGVWARNPRYRTEGEACVEFKAMLIAVGIHLLLLMFELLVCDRVERGTHFWLLVFMPLFFVSPVSVAACVWGFRHDRSLELEILCSVNILQFIFIALRLDRIIHWPWLVVFVPLWILMSFLCLVVLYYIVWSLLFLRSLDVVAEQRRTHVTMAICWVTIVVPLLIFEVLLVHRLDGHNMFSYISIFVPLWLSLITLMATTFRRKGGNHWWFGIRRDFCQFLLEIFPFLREYGNISYDLHHEDSEDAEETSAPEAPKIPPMFGKKARVVITQSPGKYVPPPPKLNIDMPD from the coding sequence ATGAACCCCAGGGGCCTGTTCCAGGACTTCAACCCGAGTAAGTTCCTCATCTACGCTTGCCTGCTGCTCTTCTCCGTGCTGCTGCCCCTCCGACTGGACGGCGTCATCCAATGGAGCTACTGGGCCGTGTTCGCCCCCATCTGGTTGTGGAAGCTTCTGGTCCTCGCGGGCGCCTCTGTCGGCGCGGGCGTTTGGGCGCGAAACCCGCGCTACCGCACGGAGGGAGAGGCCTGTGTGGAGTTCAAGGCCATGCTGATCGCCGTGGGCATCCACCTGCTGCTGCTCATGTTCGAGCTCCTGGTCTGCGACCGGGTGGAGCGGGGGACCCACTTCTGGCTGCTGGTCTTCATGCCGCTCTTCTTTGTGTCCCCCGTGTCCGTGGCCGCCTGCGTTTGGGGCTTCCGGCACGACCGGTCCCTGGAGCTGGAGATCCTGTGCTCCGTCAACATCCTGCAGTTCATCTTCATCGCCCTGAGGCTGGACCGGATCATCCACTGGCCGTGGCTGGTGGTGTTTGTGCCACTGTGGATCCTCATGTCGTTCCTTTGCCTGGTGGTCCTCTATTACATCGTCTGGTCCCTCCTGTTCCTGCGCTCCCTGGATGTGGTTGCTGAGCAGCGAAGAACCCACGTGACCATGGCCATCTGCTGGGTAACGATCGTGGTGCCCCTGCTCATTTTCGAGGTTCTGCTGGTGCACAGGCTGGATGGACACAACATGTTCTCCTACATCTCCATATTCGTCCCCCTTTGGCTCTCATTAATCACATTGATGGCCACAACGTTTAGGCGAAAAGGGGGCAACCATTGGTGGTTTGGTATTCGCAGAGATTTCTGTCAGTTTCTGCTtgaaattttcccatttttaagaGAATATGGGAACATTTCCTATGATCTACATCATGAAGACAGTGAAGATGCTGAAGAAACGTCGGCTCCAGAAGCTCCTAAAATCCCTCCAATGTTTGGAAAGAAGGCCAGGGTGGTGATAACACAGAGCCCTGGGAAatatgtccccccaccccccaagttaAATATTGACATGCCTGATTAA